In one Pseudodesulfovibrio tunisiensis genomic region, the following are encoded:
- the traF gene encoding conjugative transfer signal peptidase TraF: MRFVLNLLIPILTLTVIVLSAYGAGLRLNPTQSMPVGVYRLEPGRLRHGDCVSFSLTGPYRRIARERGYLGTYPRPLLKRIAALPGDRILVTNHGVIVNGRIVPDSRPRPTDRMGRPLPVFPAPPTVPQGKALVLSDHPDGFDGRYFGLVDMARLKRAVPVFIFSKENCDD; the protein is encoded by the coding sequence GTGATCGTGCTCAGCGCCTACGGTGCGGGCCTGCGTCTGAATCCCACGCAGTCCATGCCCGTGGGCGTGTACCGGCTGGAGCCGGGCCGTCTGCGGCATGGCGACTGCGTGAGCTTTTCCCTGACCGGTCCCTATCGCCGCATTGCCCGCGAACGCGGCTATCTCGGCACGTATCCCCGGCCCCTGCTCAAGCGCATCGCCGCCCTGCCCGGAGACCGGATTCTGGTCACGAACCACGGCGTGATCGTGAACGGCCGCATTGTCCCGGATTCCCGGCCTCGCCCGACCGATCGCATGGGCAGGCCGCTTCCCGTTTTTCCCGCGCCCCCGACCGTGCCGCAGGGCAAGGCCCTTGTGCTGTCCGACCATCCGGACGGATTCGACGGGCGCTATTTCGGTCTGGTGGACATGGCCCGCCTGAAGCGGGCCGTGCCTGTGTTCATCTTCAGCAAGGAGAATTGCGATGACTGA